One genomic region from Flagellimonas oceani encodes:
- a CDS encoding aminotransferase class I/II-fold pyridoxal phosphate-dependent enzyme gives MAKIKHHNFLNTVHEVFTDAKQAGVLHLYAGGKSFSGRTIEVEGRELYHFGTTGYLGLEQDTRLKTAAMDAIEKYGTQFPLSKSYISNPLYKDLEAHIHEMYRHPIVITKNSTLGHLGVIPSAVEDDDVIILDHQVHWSVQNAAKMLKTRSVPIEMIRHNNLQMLEDKIKKYQHSKRHIWYMADGIYSMYGDYAPVKELMELSKKYPQLHFYFDDVHGMSWVGKNGTGYVLDQLKELPENVLLFGTLSKTFGASGAVLACSNPEMYDKIKTFGGPLTFSAQLEPASVAAAIASAQIHLSPEIYELQRELRERIAYFNACLSATELPLIDQNESPVFYIGTGMPKTGYNFVNRLMREGFFVNLGIFPAVPVKNTGVRITISRHNEKAEIKALVEALEYHFPLALQDTQTNPERVFHAFKLEPKVKNEPQQSNNLNIEIWDTIRQVDRNQWNRFMGGQGVYDWEGLRFLEEAFQGNSKKEHNWLFRYVIIKDSKGVPILMTFVTLSLWKDDMLAQAEVSVTIEQERTTKPYHLTSMVLSLGCLFTEGDHLYWDTIHKQRDAARETLLELLEKMERQLEAKMTVLRDFGPKTAWNETIYGHGFLRVQMPNSCAVDLKGVVSINEYVEQLSSRNRRHFRKDIQPFLELTESKILSKANPHEVKEFKRLFEEVQKRNLGLNTFSFPDKLFDKMNENHLWEFIVLTPKGKPNQILGAMFCYTNQTAVYIPAFVGMDYDHLETYATYRQLLYKTIERAIALKLPKIDFGMTASFEKRKLGATVHEKYAYLQTNDNFILEMIGVMEGQH, from the coding sequence ATGGCCAAGATCAAACACCACAATTTTTTGAACACCGTTCACGAGGTGTTCACCGATGCCAAACAGGCCGGAGTATTACATCTGTATGCCGGGGGAAAATCCTTTTCTGGTAGAACCATTGAAGTTGAAGGCAGGGAACTGTATCATTTCGGGACCACGGGGTACTTGGGACTGGAGCAGGATACGAGGTTAAAAACCGCTGCCATGGATGCCATAGAAAAATATGGCACCCAATTTCCCCTGTCGAAGTCCTATATCTCCAATCCCCTTTATAAAGATTTGGAAGCGCACATCCATGAAATGTACAGGCATCCCATAGTCATTACCAAGAACAGCACTCTGGGCCACTTAGGGGTCATCCCTAGTGCCGTGGAGGATGATGATGTGATCATCTTGGACCATCAGGTACATTGGAGCGTGCAGAATGCAGCCAAGATGCTCAAGACACGTAGCGTTCCCATCGAAATGATACGTCACAATAATCTGCAAATGTTGGAGGACAAAATAAAGAAGTACCAACATTCCAAACGGCACATCTGGTATATGGCCGATGGCATCTACTCCATGTATGGGGACTACGCCCCAGTAAAGGAGTTGATGGAATTGTCCAAGAAGTATCCACAGCTCCACTTTTATTTTGACGATGTGCACGGTATGAGCTGGGTGGGAAAAAATGGAACGGGCTATGTACTCGATCAGCTCAAGGAACTACCAGAAAACGTACTTCTTTTCGGCACCTTAAGTAAAACCTTCGGGGCCAGTGGCGCGGTCTTGGCATGTTCCAACCCTGAAATGTACGATAAGATAAAGACCTTTGGTGGTCCTTTGACCTTTTCGGCCCAATTGGAACCAGCCTCTGTGGCTGCCGCCATAGCCTCTGCGCAAATCCATCTTTCCCCTGAGATCTATGAATTACAACGCGAGTTGCGGGAACGCATTGCTTATTTCAATGCATGCCTGTCTGCGACCGAACTGCCTTTGATCGACCAGAACGAGTCCCCAGTTTTTTACATTGGTACAGGGATGCCCAAAACGGGTTACAACTTTGTCAACCGATTGATGAGAGAAGGTTTTTTTGTCAATCTGGGCATATTCCCTGCGGTGCCTGTCAAGAATACTGGGGTTCGCATCACCATATCCAGACATAATGAAAAGGCCGAAATTAAAGCATTGGTAGAAGCCTTGGAATATCATTTTCCCTTGGCCCTACAGGACACGCAAACGAATCCAGAAAGGGTGTTCCATGCCTTTAAGCTGGAGCCCAAGGTCAAAAATGAACCGCAGCAGTCCAATAATCTAAACATCGAAATTTGGGATACCATCCGCCAAGTCGATAGAAACCAGTGGAACCGATTTATGGGAGGGCAAGGCGTCTATGATTGGGAGGGACTGCGATTTTTGGAAGAGGCATTCCAAGGAAACTCCAAAAAGGAACACAACTGGTTATTCCGATATGTAATCATCAAGGATTCCAAGGGCGTTCCCATACTGATGACATTTGTGACCCTCTCGCTTTGGAAAGATGACATGCTTGCCCAAGCCGAAGTTTCAGTAACTATTGAACAGGAGCGAACAACAAAGCCTTACCATTTGACCTCTATGGTGCTGTCCTTGGGTTGTTTGTTTACCGAAGGTGACCATCTCTACTGGGACACCATTCATAAACAGAGGGATGCCGCAAGGGAAACCCTATTGGAACTCCTAGAAAAAATGGAGCGTCAGCTGGAAGCAAAGATGACCGTGCTGCGGGACTTTGGGCCAAAAACAGCTTGGAACGAAACCATCTACGGGCATGGCTTCTTGCGAGTACAAATGCCCAACTCCTGTGCCGTCGATTTGAAAGGGGTTGTTTCTATCAACGAGTACGTTGAACAACTATCCTCCCGAAACCGAAGGCATTTCCGTAAGGACATCCAACCCTTCCTTGAACTGACAGAATCAAAAATACTATCCAAGGCCAATCCACATGAAGTAAAGGAATTCAAACGTTTATTTGAAGAAGTCCAAAAACGGAACCTAGGGCTCAACACCTTTTCATTTCCCGACAAGCTGTTCGACAAGATGAACGAAAATCACCTTTGGGAATTTATCGTGCTTACCCCTAAAGGAAAACCCAATCAGATACTCGGTGCAATGTTCTGCTATACCAATCAAACGGCCGTCTATATCCCTGCTTTTGTCGGCATGGACTATGACCATTTGGAAACGTATGCCACCTATCGGCAATTGCTGTATAAAACCATTGAACGGGCCATTGCACTCAAGCTCCCCAAAATCGATTTTGGGATGACAGCTTCGTTTGAAAAAAGAAAACTGGGAGCAACGGTCCATGAAAAATATGCCTATCTCCAGACCAATGACAATTTCATTTTGGAAATGATCGGGGTCATGGAAGGGCAGCACTAA
- a CDS encoding helix-turn-helix domain-containing protein: MENNDDFRVKRIKKMLLEMAKGNFFYTIEPSDKNDNIASLVVMLNMVSEEIRAAFIHQGFANAHTTPQCIIQLSLILDDHGQIELVTNGTCSLLSYLPKDLIGKPITEFMTEKSRERWAKKLSKHLKRERSETVLFLEFMTNEGLILAKDCQLSVYQALDGSGQKILLNTVFFSKGEPFETGLPKKTLKVTKGTKEHKVTLTPKDIQIIRGVHDAIINNLDKDLPSLKELAHQEGTNEYKLKYGFKQVYGTTIFRFLIQERLRMARTLILHSTHTIKQIVQMTGFKSKTHFSRAFKDKYGRSPSELRS; encoded by the coding sequence ATGGAAAATAACGATGACTTTAGGGTAAAACGAATCAAGAAAATGCTCTTGGAAATGGCGAAGGGCAATTTCTTTTACACCATTGAACCTTCCGATAAGAATGACAATATTGCCTCTTTGGTGGTGATGCTCAATATGGTCAGTGAAGAAATTCGAGCGGCCTTTATCCATCAAGGTTTTGCCAATGCCCATACTACCCCACAATGTATCATTCAACTGTCCCTTATCTTGGATGACCACGGTCAAATTGAATTGGTCACCAATGGCACCTGCTCCCTATTGTCCTATCTGCCCAAGGACCTTATCGGAAAGCCTATCACTGAATTTATGACTGAAAAGTCCCGGGAAAGATGGGCCAAAAAGTTGTCCAAACACCTTAAAAGAGAACGGTCTGAAACGGTGTTGTTTTTGGAATTTATGACCAATGAAGGTCTTATATTGGCCAAGGATTGTCAGTTATCGGTCTACCAAGCATTGGATGGGAGCGGTCAAAAAATCCTATTGAATACGGTTTTCTTTTCCAAAGGAGAACCTTTTGAAACGGGACTTCCCAAAAAGACACTCAAAGTGACCAAGGGAACCAAGGAACACAAGGTCACCTTGACCCCAAAGGACATCCAGATCATCCGTGGTGTACATGACGCCATCATCAACAATCTGGACAAGGATCTTCCTTCATTAAAGGAGTTGGCACATCAGGAGGGTACCAATGAGTACAAGTTGAAATATGGGTTCAAACAAGTGTATGGTACGACCATATTTCGGTTTTTGATTCAGGAGCGACTTAGAATGGCAAGGACCCTTATCCTTCATAGCACCCATACCATCAAGCAGATTGTTCAAATGACAGGCTTTAAGAGCAAGACCCATTTTTCAAGGGCATTCAAGGATAAATATGGGCGTTCCCCAAGCGAATTACGGTCATAA
- a CDS encoding MauE/DoxX family redox-associated membrane protein produces MSNQGIHSKLVTLFSLLLTLLFVYTAVSKLIELDTFQWRMERMPYIAPYASLISWAVPFLELIIAGLLWLPRYQIMALYASFVLLGCFTLYIVLVLKFSDTVPCSCGGVISALGWRDHVLLNVSFMVFALLGILWSKKHDNIETY; encoded by the coding sequence ATGTCGAATCAAGGAATCCACTCCAAGCTTGTTACCCTCTTCAGTCTTTTGCTGACCCTTCTTTTTGTGTATACAGCGGTAAGCAAACTGATCGAGCTGGACACCTTTCAATGGCGCATGGAACGGATGCCCTATATTGCCCCCTATGCCTCCTTGATATCATGGGCAGTACCCTTTCTGGAATTGATCATTGCTGGCCTATTGTGGTTGCCCAGATACCAAATCATGGCACTCTATGCCAGCTTTGTCCTCTTGGGATGCTTTACCCTCTATATCGTTTTGGTCTTAAAATTCAGTGATACCGTCCCCTGTTCCTGTGGCGGGGTTATTTCAGCATTGGGATGGAGGGACCATGTCCTATTGAATGTATCATTTATGGTCTTTGCTTTATTAGGGATCCTTTGGTCCAAGAAACACGATAATATCGAAACCTATTAA
- a CDS encoding DUF6520 family protein, producing MKGKFFKLLLPAFAILMAVGLAFANENERVTQEAHYFLPGQGWQTVMIEDDCGPTGQLPCEFNGNQLYSEPDFASIPLRKP from the coding sequence ATGAAAGGTAAATTTTTCAAATTGTTGTTACCGGCCTTCGCCATCCTCATGGCGGTCGGCCTGGCCTTTGCCAACGAGAATGAGCGCGTGACACAAGAGGCTCATTATTTTCTTCCAGGACAGGGTTGGCAGACTGTCATGATTGAAGATGACTGTGGCCCAACAGGGCAATTACCCTGTGAATTCAATGGGAATCAATTGTATTCAGAACCAGATTTCGCAAGTATTCCCCTGCGCAAACCTTGA